In Nomascus leucogenys isolate Asia chromosome 25, Asia_NLE_v1, whole genome shotgun sequence, a single genomic region encodes these proteins:
- the RWDD2B gene encoding RWD domain-containing protein 2B, translating to MKIELSVQPWNPGYSSEGATAQETYTCPKMIEIEQAEAQLAELDLLASMFPGENELIVNDQLAVAELKDCIEKKTMEGRSSKVYFTINMNLDVSEEALGMFSLACILPFKYPAVLPEITVRSVLLSRSQQTQLNTDLTAFLQKHCHGDVCVLNATEWVREHASGYVSRDTSSSPTTGSTVQSADLIFTRLWIYSHHIYNKCKRKNILEWAKELSLSGFSMPGKPGVVCVEGPQSACEEFWSRLRKLNWKRILIRHREDIPFDGTNDEMERQRKFPIFEEKVFSVNGARGNHMDFVFKMSKRGHGRSSGVKFRISLGLPVGAVINCADNTGAKNLYIISMKEIKGQLNRLSAAGVGDMVMATVKKGKPELRKMVHPAAVI from the exons AAACTTACACATGTCCAAAAATGATTGAGATAGAGCAGGCAGAGGCCCAGCTTGCTGAGTTAGACCTGCTAGCCAGTATGTTCCCTGGTGAGAATGAGCTCATAGTGAATGACCAGCTGGCTGTAGCAGAACTGAAAGATTGTATTGAAAAGAAGACAATGGAGGGGCGATCTTCAAAAGTCTACTTTACTATCAACATGAACCTGGATGTATCTGAGGAAGCACTG GGGATGTTTTCTCTGGCCTGTATTCTTCCCTTTAAATACCCGGCAGTTCTGCCTGAAATTACTGTCAG ATCAGTATTATTGAGTAGATCCCAGCAGACTCAGCTGAACACAGATCTGACTGCATTCCTGCAAAAACATTGTCATGGAGATGTTTGTGTACTGAATGCCACAGAGTGGGTTAGAGAGCATGCCTCTGGCTATGTCAGCAGAGACACTTCATCTTCACCCACCACAGGAAGCACAGTCCAGTCAGCTGACCTCATCTTCACGAGACTCTGGATCTACAGCCATCATATCtataacaaatgcaaaagaaaaaatattctagagTGGGCAAAGGAGCTTTCCCTGTCTGGGTTTAGCATGCCTGGAAAACCTGGTGTTGTTTGTGTGGAAGGCCCACAAAGTGCCTGTGAAGAATTCTGGTCAAG ACTCAGAAAATTAAACTGGAAGAGAATTTTAATTCGCCATCGAGAAGACATTCCTTTTGATGGTAcaaatgatgaaatggaaagacaaaggaaatttcccatttttgaagaaaaagtgTTCAGTGTTAATGGAGCCAGGGGAAACCACATGGACTTTG tgTTCAAGATGTCAAAGCGAGGACATGGTAGGTCCTCTGGTGTGAAATTCCGGATTTCCCTGGGTCTTCCAGTAGGAGCTGTGATCAACTGTGCTGACAACACAGGAGCCAAAAACCTGTATATCATTTCCATGAAGGAGATCAAGGGACAGCTGAACAGACTTTCTGCTGCTGGTGTGGGTGACATGGTGATGGCCACAGTCAAGAAGGGCAAACCAGAGCTCAGAAAAATGGTACATCCAGCAGCGGTCATTTGA